The following proteins are encoded in a genomic region of Diabrotica virgifera virgifera chromosome 1, PGI_DIABVI_V3a:
- the LOC114328030 gene encoding transcription initiation factor TFIID subunit 7: protein MSKIEAEPLADLESQFILRLPVEPARALKEAIRNNSSLKDRVGIKIDEDMRHGEVRVDHWLMGAKVVDLPTVVESLKTIDAKGFYKTADICQMLVCKEEDDQTTTDEDSPQKKKKDSNKVDKKYLWPHGITPPVKNVRKRRFRKTLKKKYVEAPEIEKEVKRLLKIDNDAVSVKWEVINEEDENKINKGTVVKKSPKEPIKNVAEHDIFGGAVSDSEDEDAHLNVLDVLDETSQNSAESHLTDSNSVLNHSADSKILTEFTSDMFREMEQSSNLMQEMDYYQPPSTSYTEPYLRAPEHKGNFRITIQSRLDEINLEIADLKAKRQQQETKIENIENLALRQRFQEIVESLLQEQLEKEQEKYELIDMLKQGLD from the exons gAACCAGCTAGAGCATTGAAGGAAGCAATTCGGAATAATAGTTCATTAAAAGATAGAGTAGGTATTAAAATTGATGAAGATATGCGTCATGGAGAGGTAAGAGTAGATCATTGGCTGATGGGTGCCAAAGTTGTTGATTTACCAACAGTAGTTGAATCATTAAAAACTATCGATGCCAAGGGGTTTTATAAAACAGCTGATATATGTCAGATGTTAGTTTGTAAAGAAGAGGATGATCAAACTACTACAGACGAGGACTCAccacaaaagaaaaagaaagattcAAACAAAGTTGACAAAAAGTATTTATGGCCCCATGGAATAACACCACCCGTTAAGAATGTAAGAAAAAGAAGGTTTAGGAAAACTTTAAAAAAGAAGTATGTAGAGGCTCCAGAAATTGAAAAAGAAGTTAAGCGACTTTTAAAGATCGATAATGATGCT GTCAGTGTCAAATGGGAAGTAATCAACGAAGaagatgaaaataaaataaacaaaggtACAGTAGTTAAGAAAAGCCCTAAAGAACCCATTAAAAACGTTGCCGAGCATGATATATTTGGAGGAGCAGTTAGTGATTCAGAAGATGAAGACGCTCATCTTAATGTACTGGACGTTTTGGACGAGACTAGCCAAAATTCAGCAGAAAGTCACCTTACCGATTCCAATTCTGTTCTG aatCATTCTGCTGATTCCAAAATTCTCACAGAATTTACCAGTGATATGTTTAGAGAAATGGAACAGTCATCAAATTTAATGCAAGAAATGGATTACTACCAACCACCAAGTACTTCATATACAGAACCATACTTACGAGCACCAGAGCATAAAGGAAATTTCAGAA TTACTATTCAAAGCAGACTCGATGAAATCAACCTAGAAATAGCTGATTTGAAAGCAAAAAGACAACAACAAGAGACAAAAATTGAGAATATTGAAAATCTTGCTCTGAGGCAACGGTTCCAAGAAATAGTAGAAAGTCTTTTACAAGAACAGCTTGAGAAAGAGCAAGAGAAATATGAACTTATAGATATGTTAAAACAAGGATTAGATTAA